The following DNA comes from Erigeron canadensis isolate Cc75 chromosome 3, C_canadensis_v1, whole genome shotgun sequence.
GAATCGATGATGAGGTCGTGGATGAGGTCTGTGTCAACCTCATCTTCGTCAATGAGGTGGTCAACAGAGGGGTGGACTAAGGATTCAGAGGGTCGTTAGTGACTTATCAACCAATCGCAACCtcgatattttcaaaataacttttgcTTTTTACGTTAACTTAAGCTATTATAAGTTAAAAATATGGTcataaaaactttaattattacttatattaataattatataaataaaactctttTTAATTTGGTTATTTTTTGCCTTTCATtactaatttataatttttaacttttcataacaaaataaatcatacaaaatacttaatttaaatataattaacatttttagcttttcatgatattaataaataaattattaaaatataggGTGTACACAAAAACTAGAAACCTTTTTAGCTTTTCatgatattaataaataaattattaaaatataggATGTAcacaaaaactagaaaactatctatatctatatcttataAAGGGAGATCTTCTTccaaaaatctcaaaagatgaattgatatataactaatatactcctcttatttatttactaatttaaatatcctcacttaatatacctatagtACTCTTAATTAAATAATCTGTAATGTAAATCCTTCGACCCTTAAAATAATTGACTCGTATGTTAAAGTTGATGATGGTAATTCGGTCCACATGATAATTTATATGCATATCTACGTCCGTAgggtattttttatttatttatttaatagtttattttattttttataattataattattaacaacttCCTATTTAACACATGAATAAATCTAGTTTATTACTGTTTCATAGAATGTTAAATAGAGTATTAATTTTGATACGGGGTCATTTTGTTGAACATGGTAATTAAGAAAGTAGTCCGTATTAGAATAAAAAAGTGAAGTTAGTTAATATCCACGTTGGATTCCAAACAAACGTAATCGATTGTTCCGGGGTAGAAAGTCAACGGATATGATATACAGTAGGTAgcagtatatatgtatttatatatctgATTCTGATGtgattattataaaagaataaatagaTACAGAGATCAAATTGATTGGGAATACCACTCCAATCAAGCAAGTGATTAGAAACAGTAATGAGAGAAACATATGTTGTTTTGATACCATTGTTTGTGTTGTTACTCTGTAATGAATTCGTAATTTTAGCAGCATCATCATCGAGCAGcttgattaataataatgatgggGAGGAGTGCAAGGCATGGCTAGTTCAGTCCATTCCCACCGACATGCCTCATCTCTCCCTCATTCCCGGCGTCCTCGCTACCGgtaccttttcttttttaactttagcCTATACTATATTATTCATTCCACAGCGAGACGAGACTAGAACCCACTAACCTTTTCGTAGCAAGTAAGATCAAGTTTTAAAGTTGGATAGTGTATGGGAAGTCCAAGATGTAGGTAGACCTTTACATCTTAACTTCCCCCATACTTGACTAGATGTAAGTATTGGAGGATATTAtctgaaaattcattcattcacataAAATAAGGTCAAACACAGATTTTGACTTTCGTTCCTCCTCAATTTGATGGAGAATGATGAATGAAATAAACAGGGGAGGGCTAACTTGAAACAGCTCACTGTTCCCAATGATCCAATATGACAAGTAGGAAAAGAAACCGAATTATTATCTCATTATGACTTTTAATTAGTAtaattttatgcataaaaataacGGAGTATGACTTTCGGTATGAACTTGCGTAACAAGCTCTTGACTTTATTAGCATAATGGCCTTTCATTTCTTCCTTTCACTACTTCTTTGTGTTTACCAGCTTAAATGATTACCACAATTTATAAGTGATGTGAGTTTAGCTAATGCAAATCATCAGCGGACGTGTTAAGATGGTTAGCTGGAAACTCTACCCGCAAACTAGACATAATGGCGCAGTACTGGCAACTGGTAGCCCATCCTGACGATCCTCGTTCTGGGGATTATGGATTTTCTAAAGAGGAAATGCAGAGCTTTGGTTCTTCTGATGGTTCAAGTGTATATAAATCCATTGAAGACGCCGCTGATCGTGATGTCAATATTAGGTATGTGCCGGACCAGtatttttatcaaaaacatAGCGACTTAATTCTATCTTGCTTGGTTGTTCGGTAGTCAATAAGTTTTCTTGTAGGCTTTTGCAGCATTCAGGAGTGTATCCTGATTACACTGAAGAACCCTCTGCCCTTGCTTCGGGGAGGGCGAATGTAAAGAATGTAACCTTGTTGATAAATGATTGGTTTGAATCGGGTGTGCTCCATGCCAAAGTTTGGATATCAGATTCTCGACATGTTTATATTGGCTCTGCTAACAATGACTGGAAATCCCTTACTCAGGTAATCATATGATGTACAATTATAGATAGGACGAAATACAATACTTGCATCATACTGTTTTGCATAAAAGTTAAGAGACAATGCTTTGAGGTGTACTGCTTGGATATGTACTAATGTTTGAATTTATAGGTGAAAGAACTGGGAATCTATCTTGTTGATTGTCCAACTATAGCTAATAAAGTTGAGATCTTCTATGATAACTTATGGAAACTTGGATCTCTGAATTATTCGGCTTACACAACTAAGATATGGGATCAGCAATGGCAGATCAGTAGAACAGTCCCTTGTTGGTCACATTTTATACCATCTAAAGGAAGGTGCAGGTATGTTAGCGAATGGTTAAATAGTTTAACTTCATTGAGACTAAAAACTGTTCATTTTATCTCAAAGTTGTTCACTTGATTGTGATTGTAGTATCTAGAATCCCGgatatataattatcattgcTTTGCAGATCTCCTCTCCCTCGTTATGTAGAGGTTCCTCACACAGCCGGCTATCCAATGCTCACGGACCCTTCGACTTTTCAAATACCAATTCAGACTCCTGCATGCAATAATTCAAATTCACAGCCTCTATTGAGCTATCTATCATTTGCTCCTCCTGAGGTCAATATTTTATCCATCTCAAGGGTTCATTGATTTAAATGGCTATATCTAGCTTCCATATACAAGCTATCTACTTACTTTTGGTCTTTTATTCCTTCATGTGGATGACATTGTTCTTGCAATGTAGCTTTCATTTGGGAAGTACCAAGCAGACGAACAGGCATGGATTGACACTGTGAAATCAGTAAAAAATGGTGGAACTGTGCGAATCAGTACCATGGATTGGCTTGGTCAATCTGAATACGCGGCACAAACTGTTTACTGGTCTGCTTTATCCACCGCGATTTCAGAGGTAATTCGTGATAGTTCTTAGAGGATCATTTTGAAccttacaaaaatatataaccaCCTGAAGCATGCTATTAAACATCAGCATTTGTACAATATTTTGATTCAAGCTACATCATTTCAAATTCTCATCTTTTAATCTAATTATGTTTACAAATGTAGGTTATATTCTCGAAGCATGCAAAAGTGAAGATACTTGTAGCTTACTGGGCGCATTTTATCGACAACACTGATCAATATCTGAAATCTCTTCTGTATTCCAATAATCTATGCTCTTCTTCACCAGACAACAAATGTTCTGGTAAAAT
Coding sequences within:
- the LOC122593006 gene encoding phospholipase D Z-like isoform X1, which encodes MRETYVVLIPLFVLLLCNEFVILAASSSSSLINNNDGEECKAWLVQSIPTDMPHLSLIPGVLATADVLRWLAGNSTRKLDIMAQYWQLVAHPDDPRSGDYGFSKEEMQSFGSSDGSSVYKSIEDAADRDVNIRLLQHSGVYPDYTEEPSALASGRANVKNVTLLINDWFESGVLHAKVWISDSRHVYIGSANNDWKSLTQVKELGIYLVDCPTIANKVEIFYDNLWKLGSLNYSAYTTKIWDQQWQISRTVPCWSHFIPSKGRCRSPLPRYVEVPHTAGYPMLTDPSTFQIPIQTPACNNSNSQPLLSYLSFAPPELSFGKYQADEQAWIDTVKSVKNGGTVRISTMDWLGQSEYAAQTVYWSALSTAISEVIFSKHAKVKILVAYWAHFIDNTDQYLKSLLYSNNLCSSSPDNKCSGKIEIKYYMVPGYNSTGPAISNGTSTGNKYPGFTRVNHGKYAVSDMRAHISTSNLMWDYFYATVGVSFGTYNPAIVLQLQQIFDADWDSPYAVPVQPLQDGHAFSS
- the LOC122593006 gene encoding phospholipase D Z-like isoform X2; this translates as MAQYWQLVAHPDDPRSGDYGFSKEEMQSFGSSDGSSVYKSIEDAADRDVNIRLLQHSGVYPDYTEEPSALASGRANVKNVTLLINDWFESGVLHAKVWISDSRHVYIGSANNDWKSLTQVKELGIYLVDCPTIANKVEIFYDNLWKLGSLNYSAYTTKIWDQQWQISRTVPCWSHFIPSKGRCRSPLPRYVEVPHTAGYPMLTDPSTFQIPIQTPACNNSNSQPLLSYLSFAPPELSFGKYQADEQAWIDTVKSVKNGGTVRISTMDWLGQSEYAAQTVYWSALSTAISEVIFSKHAKVKILVAYWAHFIDNTDQYLKSLLYSNNLCSSSPDNKCSGKIEIKYYMVPGYNSTGPAISNGTSTGNKYPGFTRVNHGKYAVSDMRAHISTSNLMWDYFYATVGVSFGTYNPAIVLQLQQIFDADWDSPYAVPVQPLQDGHAFSS